One region of Actinomycetota bacterium genomic DNA includes:
- a CDS encoding DUF2188 domain-containing protein, with protein MSERVTYHVTPFGNGWKVAAQGAEYEVVRDNKDDAVNEAKELAKQQGLGQVIVHNQDGKIADEFTYGEDPRDIPG; from the coding sequence ATGTCCGAGCGAGTCACCTATCACGTCACCCCGTTCGGCAACGGCTGGAAGGTGGCCGCCCAGGGGGCCGAGTACGAGGTCGTCCGCGACAACAAGGACGACGCGGTGAACGAGGCCAAGGAGCTGGCGAAGCAGCAAGGCCTGGGGCAGGTCATCGTCCACAACCAGGACGGGAAGATCGCCGACGAGTTCACCTACGGGGAGGACCCGCGCGACATCCCCGGCTAG